The Malus sylvestris chromosome 14, drMalSylv7.2, whole genome shotgun sequence genome segment CTCCATATGTTAACCAAaaaaacaggaaaaaaaaaaaagagattagAAAAAACACCAACTTCAGAATCTCAGATTGTTTGTGATTGATATCTACACAAACAACCAACACCAacccaaacaaaaataaaacgaaaaataaaaaaggaaaaaaggggaaaaaaatcCTCCCTTTCCTTCCTTTAATCTGCCAGCTTCCCCCTTCGGTGCAAAATTCTCAGAAATCTGCATCAGATATTATGTATCCGGGAGTGTGCCGGCAGGTTGAATTTTAGTGTacataaattttcaatttttcagatTAAATTGTGGAATTTTACACTTTGGGGTCAAAGTGCCAATCGAAATAGAAAAACCCAGTTCGTAATTTTTGGTTCGGACAaaggaaaatttggaaaatcaGCGTGGGAAGATCAAAGTTTGGAGCTTTCCGGgagaaaattgtttttttttttttgtttttttgtggtGTTTGTTTGATGGGTTTATTGGTTGATTCAAATGGGGAAGGGGGCGGCGGAGAAGGTGGAAGAAATGGCGGTTCATGGGGCGGTCGGAATAGTTTGATACGGCGGAAGCAGGTGGATTCTGTTAATGTGAAGTCAGGGGGTCATCAATTGGCGAAGGAGTTGACTGTTCCCCATCTTGTTGCAGTTGGTAAAAACTTGCTGCTTTCCccctcttatttttttttaaatcatatattttgttatctgttttgtaatttttgatgagatgatgatgatgatgctgaTGGAATATTCGGTTGCCAGCTATATTCTGCTATATTCATATATGATATATCACTCATCAAAGGGAATGATGAAATGGGTGATCAATCATTCATGGTTATGGTTGTTTATATTAAGAGAGATGTCTTtgattttattgataatgagcctaCTATGCGACATTTTCATGATATGAAACCTCGCCGGCAACAATTGTAAGTTGTTTGTATTGCTAAATTAAGAACGACATTAATTTTATCTACTATCCAAAAAGATTTGGTTATCTGCATTTTTCTGGGACCTTTTACACCCTTTTAAATTTCGCCCCTCCCAGACAATTCCTGGAATGCCACCGGCTAGAAGTGCTTTTCATATAAACTAGAAGCACTTTTAAGTTTTCCTGTCAAATGTAGTAAAAAACACTTTTGGTGTGTTCGTTGCCTCACTTTAAGTTTCAGGTTTATGGTATGTTTTAAGATTCTTCTTGTAGCTGTGCACCCGTCATTGTAGAATACTTACCACTAATCCTTGCATTTTAATATTGTTGACTAATATTCTTACTAGTTTCTATATGATATTTTCTCAGTTTCTACATAATGGATATTTATGGCTTAGTGTTCCTTATACACACATTTCAGTACTGAAGTAATGGAACGGCAACTTCTGTTTTTTTATCATGAATTATTTTGTCTttgtcatataagtaaatgTTGGTTATCATACACTTTGATTAGGGGTTGGCTCAACGATTGGAGCAGGAGTCTATATTCTTGTTGGAACAGTTGCTAGAGAGCATTCTGGACCAGCACTAGCAATTTCCTTTCTAATAGCTGGAATTGCGGCAGCCCTTTCCGCCTTTTGTTATGCTGAACTTGCAAGTCGGTGCCCTTCTGCAGGGAGTGCCTACCactatacatatatatgcattgGAGAAGGGTAATTTCTCATTCCTTCTTTGTCATTAAAGTGTTGAGCATAGcaattggaaaagaaaagaattacGTTATCATGCTTGTTTAACAATACATGCTTGCACAGTTGTACAAAACTATTtacattgaaaattttcttttacatCAGTTCGTGATGATAAAACTATCATTGTTTGCAGTGTCGCTTGGTTAGTCGGTTGGGCTTTGATTCTAGAATATACAATTGGTGGCTCAGCTGTTGCTCGGGGCATATCACCTAATCTGGTACAGTTCTTATAAATATCTAATTTATGTATTCTTGAAGAAAGATTATAATATCCGCTCAAATAAAAAGATCTTCCTGCATGCTCTGACAATCTTTTAAGAGAAGTATGGGACATATATCTTTAAATgggcttgtttttctttctgAAGGCATTACTTTTTGGAGGAGAGGGCAGTCTGCCTGCTTTTATTGCCCGGCAACATATTCCTGCACTTGGTCTGGTGGTTGACCCATGTGCAGCAATTCTAGTAGTTATTGTTACAGGGCTCTTGTGTGTGGGAATAAAGGAGGTATGCGTACATCTCGGTTGTTTTCTTTTGTGTATCAGATCAATCATTAAACTTGGCAAACATATTTTTTCTTCTGTTCATAAATATtctctttattttctttaacggAACACTTCATTTATGCAGAGTACAGTAGCACAAGGCATTGTGACGATAGCAAATGCATGTGCAATGATATTTGTTGTAGTAGCTGGTACTTATCTGGGTTTCAAGTCTGGCTGGACTGGATATGAACTTCCTACTGGGTATTTGGCATCCCTATTCCTATATCAACTCATgtaattttcaaaaataaaatttgaatttctttCCTATTTATCCATGTAACAGGTACTTTCCCTTTGGGGTGAATGGTATGCTTGCTGGGTCTGCAACTGTCTTCTTTGCATACATTGGTTTTGATTCAGTTGCCAGCACTGCTGAAGAGGTAAATATGTTCTTGATATGTCATCCGAAATATCTATCTTATCATTTTTGTGGAGATGTTTTAACTTGTGTAGAATCTGAATTATGCCTTCATGTTTATCAAAAGGTGAAGAATCCTCAACGAGATTTGCCACTCGGTATTGGTGCTTCACTATCTATTTGCTGTGCGTTGTATATGTTGGTTTCGATGGTCATTGTTGGTTTAGTGCCTTATTATGCAATGGATCCTGATACACCCATTTCCAGTGCATTTGCTAGTCATGGGATGCAGTGGGCAGCGTAAGTGAATAATATTGTGGGGATTGCCTTTTTGTTACATTTGTTTGAGAAACTAAGTTATTTTCCTGCTTATGGTTGAAGGTATGTGATAACTGTTGGAGCTGTTACTGCTCTCTGCTCAACATTGATGGGCTCTATTCTTCCTCAGGTATCATTCACTGatctctttccttttccttttatcTCCTCCTTTTGGAGATGTATCATGTATGGTCTCAGGTCTCGTCTGCTTGTTTATTGTCCATGAATTCCTTACAACGCCTGTACTGTACCACTGATGAAGATATTTTCTTGTGTTTCTTAGCCACGAATCCTGATGGCAATGTCTAGAGATGGATTGTTGCCGCCATTTTTAGCggatattaataaaaaaactcaGGCTCCTGTCAAGAGTACATTAGCAACTGGGATTTGTTCTGCAGTCTTGGCCTTCTTCATGGATGTTTCAGTGTTGGCAGGAATGGTAAGTTGACCTTCACGGAAAAATCTGGCATTGTTTTTTATAAGGTGGCTAACTTGTTGACTCTTTGTTTTGCTAAAAGACATGCGAGTATTCTTAATGTTAATGCTTTATTTGTGCTTTACAAGACATTCTCTTTATAAGGGGGATTCCCCCTGCATGTGAACTAGCCTTGAAATCTTTTCTTGTATTTCCACAATAATGGATCCTCGATAATATTAATATCCTTTAACAAATTCTGATACCGTTGAGGATTTTATTTTCTGGATCATGATAACGACTCAAGGAACTCACTTCGAGGTGGAAATCGATGTGTTTAACCCTTATTTATGTTGACATCCACCTTTTTCTGAAATAGTGAATGTAGATGTTTAGACTGACTTAGATAGTTACCTATGTTGTGCAGGTTAGCGTGGGTACACTTGTTGCATTCACTATGGTAGCAATATCTGTACTGATAATCAGATATGTTCCACCAGATGAGGTGCCTTTGCCTTCATCTCTTCGCGAGTCCATTGATTCAGTGTGGTTGCGGCATGGAAGGAATTCTCAAGAGGTCAAGGGGGACAATCCTAAGACTAAGATTAATGTTAGTTCTTCGGAGGAGAGTACCAAACCTCTACTTGAGAAAGTGGATATCATGGTTGAACTTCCTCTGATCGGAAAGCAACTGCCTCTTATTAACTGTAAGACCTTAGAGTCTCATATACTATATTTAGCCACTGCAACAGTAGAAAGGTCATACAgaaacacacacatacacaaaaaTGTCCTATTATCGTAGCTATGTTGCCATAATCTGAATCTGGCCCAACATTCAGGCAAGGCACAACCTTATAAATAGTCTACATTCACAGTCAGGCAAGAGAATGTTTCCTTGTACCTATGCATGTCTATAAAGTATGTATGACAATGAGATGTACGTGTCTTTACATTTGTGTCAGAAATAACCTTATAAATATTCTTCGTAGTTTCTGCTCTATTTTTCTGTTATGCGGGCCTTTTCTGAAATGTTTTTTTCACTGTGTATTCATTATTACAGACACGTTAAGTGAAGATAATAGGCGTAAAGTTGCTGGCTGGACCATAATGTTCACATGTGTCGGCGTGCTTCTTCTGACATATTCAGCATCAGATTTGGCCCTCCCCAGGTGGGTGAATTTCGGTCCTAGACATAGTTCTGAGAATGATATTTTTCTGGTTGCATGATTCAATTTTTAGCTGCAAAAACAAATTCTAGAGGAATTCTATATTCCAAAATTTATATGCCAAGATTTGTGGTTTTGCTTctgcttttcttttatttacgtTAGTATGCTTTATGTTTTACTTTCTCTTAGTAATATAGTTTAATTCTCTGTTCCTTAATCTACAGAAATATTCTTGGTTTCGATTTCAGCTTTCTTCGCTATACATTATGTGGGGGTGGCGGTATTCTTCTTTTATTAGGTCTGATTGTGCTCACATGTATTGATCAAGATGATGCACGACACACCTTTGGGCACACAGGAGGTATGCTCACAATTTTACAGTAGTACGAATTTCACTTAACGGCTTCAGGGGATGCAACCTTGTCTGCACGCTGTAAATGGTGAACTTGTAAAGTGTATTACTAGTTATTGATatgcacacacaaacacacacatatatatcgGCTTGGCTCTAGTAGATGTGGCCAGCTTTTCCTCAAAAGAATATAACACACGAGGCTGGTTATCTAATTTGGTTACTGTAGGCTTAGCTAGCTAATACTTAAAACGTGATTTCATTTGCAGCGATTAGAATTTTAAGACCAATAATAAGAAACTCAATAATATCTTCATCCCGTGTTTAGTTACGTTGGATGGATTAAATGGTTAGGTTAGTATTCATAGAGGAAAGTACTATTTGACTATATGATAACAGTGATGTATTGGTTTCCTTTCAGGTTTCTTATGCCCATTTGTGCCATTGCTACCTATTGTCTGCATTCTCATCAACGTCTACCTACTGATTAATCTTGAGTAACTATCCAATCAAATACTTCGGTTCTTTTTAATGTTAATTACCTTGTCGTTTTCATTTCTGATAGATTTTCACTTTTAATGTTATCAGAATTGAGATAATTCGTATTGTGGTTTCACCGGGAAGCACTTTCAATATTATCATAACCAAGTAGAGATTATAAAATGCAAACGAAGTTTCCTTTTGATTTCTGCTGAATGCCCCAGTGTCTAATCTGTTGTCTGTAACTGTTCCTTATACAATGCCATATATTGTTTCGTGTTCAGGGCGGACACCTGGGCGCGTGTTGCTGTATGGCTGCTAATAGGAGTGGTGATTTACGTATTTTATGGCCGATCGCACAGCTCATTGGGGGATGCAGTTTACGTGCCAGTAGCTCACGTCGATGAAATCTTTCGGAGCTCAGGAAATTGAGTAGCTTAAGTTTGTACAGGAAATGCAAGGACAAACAGAGTCCGTTGTATCGTGTACCATGTCATCTGGAGATCGTGAAGTTTCCTTTTATCGCGTGCTTTTGATTCCGATTATTTGTTGTTTGTAATCTTATTACAGCAAGGACAGAAATCAGTCCattgtataattattattttgttgatgctGGACGTGTTCGAGCAATGTAAATACTTCGCAATTAATCAAAGTTTCCACTCTCCTTTCTTAGGAGAGAGGCAATACCAGAAATACCAAAAATAATGGTGGCATATTTCACGACATGGGGCTTTACTCGGTGTggcttagggctggtttggtattgttgtgcctTGAAAAAAACATGCTTCTGctgtgatgtgagaataagcttattttttatgcttcatttttttcagtttttttttttatccaaaactgtgaaaataagctgtttttaaatgtttatcaaacatatttttgagctcagctttttttaTACCTACTTTATAAAAAAACATCTCAGTACCAAATCAGTATTTAAAAGGCTCAACGTTTACCGtatatattttaattctttaatGCAAAATTTCAGCCCAACTGCCTTTCAAATCCTTGATTGCCCTTGAACAGGAGGAAGGCTCGGACAGAGTCGAGCGTTTTCTTCTCCTATAGTTTTCTAGCTTCGCCCCTGCTGCCACCCAGTAGAGAATAGCTTACCTTTCATAAGTGTTTTATTGACAAAGTGTGCTATGTTAATAAATAGTTTATATATAGAtagtgtagacatcgaaatttcggtgaaataaatgttcaccaacATAATAAAGTTCGACATGTGAGGGGCTTatgtggcatatgactcatcaagGCTAGACAAGTCATCAAGGATGCATGTCAACGATTGGCGgaaattaatatttgattttaatttaaattaaacaaattaattaatttaaattaaagcaAATAGAAATGCCAAATTGgacaaaattgattatttgattttatttaaattaaaaaaattgacttATTGATGGAAACAAATCACGAACCCAGCCACAAATCAAGCCCTGATTCTTTCATCAATTAATCAAACTCACAATTAAGGCCAAATTCATTTGTAGGCAAGATCTgggaagtctataaatacaaggctccAAGGCAAAAGAAAGAGATCCATAAATCATTCAATTACCTAGACGCTACCCAAGCTTAAGCACCCAAATCCTCAAAATTAGAAGAATTCAGAAAAGTTCTCTGTGTTCTTCACCAAACCTCctttgaagaatcatcaagTACTACCCGTGCCGATCCTTCAAATAGCCAAGAGCCAAAACCTTACGGCAATTGTTcatccgagatcaagtcatcacgACCCTTAGATCAACAACCGACATATCTTTTGAAGATAAAATCCAAGGAAACTTGTAAACAGAAATTGTAACCCTAACAAATAATtaatacaaatttattttgtacacgtgttctcttATTATTTGCTACAGagaatttcgtgtttacaaatagATAGATGTAAAATGAGCATGCAAGGAAAAAAACTGCCACTTTTCTGTCGTTTGTGAAATCTCAAAACTGTGTTGCTCACATATTTGACTTTTTTGTCCAATAAACTGGTCTAGGTCATCTTCAAAGCCATAAATTGTTTGAACTATAATTTGACAATTTATATGAATTTTATAAGGCCCACTTTGTCATGTTATGAGATATCTCATATTGGTTCGTCCCTGATCATTTTGCAGTGAAAATCGTATAGATGTGAGAACTTCGTCATAGTAACTACAAAATAAAGATATTTGGATGAGGATGGTGAAGGAACCGGATCCCTTCCGGACCTAAGGTactgtttggtacgtgggatgagacggaacagagtgggacgaggcgttccgtcccacgtttggtgtgcCCAAAACGGGTGGAACACGCTGTTCCACGAgacgaattttgggtgaattttcatTCCGCCTTAccccctggaacgactcgttccacatctgTGGAACGCAAAATTATAatctctccgtctccttcttcctccttgtttccatccaagggcatctttgctccctctctgttccgtcccatccagtctgcataccaaacgatacctaaggtatcgtttggtatgtaGGATGGAACGGGACGAGctgttccgtcccacgtttggtgcgcctaaaaactgtggaacaggttgtcccatgggacgaaatttggctgatttttcgttctacctcttccccctggaacgacccgttccacatccgttgaacacaaatttataacattttatgacaaaatttctccttatctttttcaatatttacatcattCGTTCTGTcttgttccgtcccgtctgcgtaccaaacaaTACCTAAAGGAACTGAGCCCACTCATCAAATGATCtgagccattgaaatttgatccaataacTACAAACAGGGGACcatctaaaaattataataattgtagccgttggatcaaatttcaatgacccGGATCATTTGATCATTGGGCTCAGTTCCTTTGGGTCCGGAGATATCCGGTTCCGATGGTGAAGACCTAGGATAATTATGGGCATCATGGTAATTTTGTGGGAAAAATCGCGTGAATGtgagagcttcatcaaagattATTCAATCTCTCAAAGACTCAAAGATTATATAATACAATCCGGTATCTTATACGGTGTGTCAAACGAGACCTAAATGTTCTTCCCTTGTACAATGCCATAGACTGTTTCGTTTTCAGGGCGGACACGGGCGCGTGTTGCTGTACTGTATCGCTGCTAACATGAGTGGTTGTTTACGTACTTTATGGCCGATCACACAACTCATTCGAGTAGGCAGTTTACGTGCCAAAAGCTCACGCCGATGAAAATTTTCAAGGCTCAGAAAATTTTGCAGCTTGAGTTTGCACAGGAAATGCAAGGACAGCAATCAGTCCATACTTTTCGAGAACCAAACTCTGCAGATTGCATGATATTATGAGTTAGGCACTGATTAAGCACGTTTTAAGATATAATGAAAGGGGTTTTATTTGATCCTGGCTATGCTCATTCAAATTCAACATATTCTTCTGTACCTAAATACGACTGCCCTTCAAGACACCCTCCTCTGAAAGGATGGTTATGCACCCCACATACGACCTCAAGTTTCCACTCATCTCCGGGACCAATGTTTACACCTTTCAATAGAAACGGGCAACCACACTTTTTCGTACCTGTGGCCTTAGGGCGCTTTCTCTTCCGATGATCTATATCTGCATTGAAACTCATCGCTGCTTGGCCATCTGAATCCACATCAGACTTCTTTGTATAGTATCCACTATGCTCACAACAAAGATTAATTCTAGCTCGTTGTAATCTATTTTTTCCGGCAGCATCTGACCTCTTGATGACCACCCCTACACCGCAACTCCGTCCTTGTACACGAATCCAATTGACCAATTCTTCTCGATTCTTGAATACCTGCCAAAGTACGTATATTTGTTGTAATCAACCATACAACACTAACaagttaaaacaaaacagaacgTCTTTTACCTCATCAGTGATGAATTCATTTGTGGTGTCCAAAAGGCTGTCTATTGCAACACCACTGCTTGTAGTAGACGCATCATGCTGTGGCTGCAAAATACAATTTTGATTAAGTTGCAGTATTCGGCAGCTGATGGATGAACTCAACTGTGAAAGTTTGGCCTGCAACCACCGAATTTGTTCAAGTTTATGATTTTTGTCCTCGGTTTGCTACTTCCCAAAACAAACACTTACGTTCAGTAATTCAGCTAACCTTTCGGCTCTGCTATGTAGTAAGTAGAGAAAACTATTTGTGCCACATCATACATTATGTTGGAGACAATACATATCGAAAAGtatttttcctttattctttttcatttctaGTTTCTTTGATACAAAAGGATTGAGATAAGATAAATAATCTTTAACACTGTTCAAAGAATAACAAAAGGAATTACATAGATGAATTGATGAAAGAAATCATTCTAGGAAGGTTCTCGAGAGCCAACGTGAATATTGCACCAAGCACAAAAATCATAACAAAGGCTAATACTATTTTTCCAATGTATGTAAAACTGATTGCTGGTTTCAACACCCTCTTTGGATCATGTAACTTGGCAGAACGCTACAGAAAATCATAAACATATATTAATACAAGCTAAAACGTCAACAATTGATAAAAGAACGTCCAATCTTAAAAAAGGTAGAACGCTACACTTAATAGCTTATTTGATTGTACATCATCAGATACCCTTTTTAAATCATTTAACATCGTATATTACTTTTCGTGAAGCAAAAACTTCAgttgagaagaaaagaaaggtaaCTATCCAAGTGCAAGTTTTCACTCATCACATCACAAATAAGGATTTTTACATGGGCGCAAACCAAAACTTCAACCCTATGAAGTATGAATACTAGGTGGTTAGAAGTGCATATGAAGTTATGAACATAATTTTCAGAATTCACATTTTCGGCTTACTTTCTGAGTTGTCTGCACATTCACTTGCGAAAGTTAAATAATCACGGCCAAGCTGTGAACTTGAAATGAGACAAGTTTTCCCTCAAAACAATCGACTTAGTACATTGACTACAACTTAAAAGAAACCACGACAATGGATCGCCCTGCCTCACCATTATCCTCCCATCTGAAATGACACAGTTCACTGAACTTAAACACCCTTCAATCCACATCCTCCACCTCCCATCAAAACCCTTGCTATCCAAGACATGGCCTAGAAATCTAAAATATAGATTAATCCTTTCTTCTATTATCTATATCTCTTTCCTCAACAACGTAATGGACAACACTGGGTTTAAGCTGAAGAGTCGAGACTAATTCTTGGACAGAACTGGATTTTATCACCAAGATGCTTCCATGCACACTCTAATACCTTAATGGGCCCGTGAAACTGAGCTTCCAAATCATGGAAACTACCTAAAGTATATATCTAGTCTTGGTTTTAGTCCCATGTTTTCTTCCTGtcgcacctctctctctctcttgattcTTGACAAAAGTAAGGGCTTTGCCAAAAATCTATTTACAACCTAGAAAGTTCCACAAAGTCATCCAATGAAGCCACTGACTTGTTTCTTAGCCAACAGAATTCGTATTATTAAAGTTTGATTTTCTTTGCAGATGTGGGCACAGCccttagccgaccccacttagtgggaaaaggctttgttgttgttgttgttatgtgGGCACAGCCCTATTGGCTATTGGCTCCTATTCACCTGAGTTTGAACTTAAAGTATAATATCGCTTGAATACACAAAAAAAGGTTGAATATTTCCTTTCATAATCACTATAAACAAATGTCCAGTTCAAACTCATACATACAATATACCCGAAACAGAATTCTTAACTCACTTAACATACACAAAAAAGATGTACAAAAACTTACCGTTACAGCAGGAACTGGCATTGCCATTGGCCTTACAACCCCTTCTCCACCTCCAAACTCTGTACTTACGCAAAGACAAAAAGTCATTACAACCCACAATTTAATCATTTTAACGTAcccaaaaaatgaaagaaaatacaGAGTAAATTGAAGCATTGGTACCGCATTTTAGTTACAGCCCTGAATTGAATATCCAATTTTAAATTTGACACAACGTGGAGCAATTGTCCTTCACGCCAACTCTGCAAGAATTTCTGTCAAAGTTGGCCCTCGGCGCAGTTGCCGATTTACTTCTTGAAAGGGGCTCATGTggacttcatttacaaaattcTTACGAAGTTGGCATCAAAGACTAATGCTATGCATTTCGTTAAATTCAGATACCTATACCGATTTTAGTGGATTACGAAAGCTACAATTCGATTATAGTTCAGGATCCACTGCTCCAATTATCCTAAAGTTACAAGGGTCACGGCCACTTTATTGAAGAAAGCTACAAGCCTACAATACGGTCATAGTtcagaaatttttcattgtgacgtGAACGTGGATGATCCAcccgtgtttttatataaatggtgggaaaTTGtatattttaagttattaactttatTTATCAtcgtatagtgacacgtggtgtaccattccGTGTTTCAGTTACACTGAAAATTCTCTCATAGTTCAGAACCAATGctccaattttctcaaaaatacaaaaagtaaaaaactTGGATCTGAGTGATTGAAGAGAAGAGCGAATTACCAGGAGAATCCAGCTGGGTAACGGTCTGCAACCGCCAGCCACTGCCGTAGTCGACGAGGGCGGAGCTGGGGCCGAAACTGATGGGCTCCTCACCTTCTTTGACGGCTTCAATGTGCACAGCAAGTGGGTCCCCCGCACCCAATTTCTTGTTTATCAGTGAGACTGCGAATCCTGCCTCCGTCCCCATCGCGAACCGCCGTGTCATCCCTGAACTCTGACATTTCACCTTCAGAAACTACCCACCCATTCACAAATTACAATCAGACTTCCCTTCCGTACAAATTCGATCcatcggatgagagagagagagagagagagagagagagaga includes the following:
- the LOC126600092 gene encoding cationic amino acid transporter 2, vacuolar-like isoform X2, with translation MGLLVDSNGEGGGGEGGRNGGSWGGRNSLIRRKQVDSVNVKSGGHQLAKELTVPHLVAVGVGSTIGAGVYILVGTVAREHSGPALAISFLIAGIAAALSAFCYAELASRCPSAGSAYHYTYICIGEGVAWLVGWALILEYTIGGSAVARGISPNLALLFGGEGSLPAFIARQHIPALGLVVDPCAAILVVIVTGLLCVGIKESTVAQGIVTIANACAMIFVVVAGTYLGFKSGWTGYELPTGYFPFGVNGMLAGSATVFFAYIGFDSVASTAEEVKNPQRDLPLGIGASLSICCALYMLVSMVIVGLVPYYAMDPDTPISSAFASHGMQWAAYVITVGAVTALCSTLMGSILPQPRILMAMSRDGLLPPFLADINKKTQAPVKSTLATGICSAVLAFFMDVSVLAGMVSVGTLVAFTMVAISVLIIRYVPPDEVPLPSSLRESIDSVWLRHGRNSQEVKGDNPKTKINVSSSEESTKPLLEKVDIMVELPLIGKQLPLINYTLSEDNRRKVAGWTIMFTCVGVLLLTYSASDLALPSFLRYTLCGGGGILLLLGLIVLTCIDQDDARHTFGHTGGFLCPFVPLLPIVCILINVYLLINLEADTWARVAVWLLIGVVIYVFYGRSHSSLGDAVYVPVAHVDEIFRSSGN
- the LOC126600092 gene encoding cationic amino acid transporter 2, vacuolar-like isoform X1 is translated as MGLLVDSNGEGGGGEGGRNGGSWGGRNSLIRRKQVDSVNVKSGGHQLAKELTVPHLVAVGVGSTIGAGVYILVGTVAREHSGPALAISFLIAGIAAALSAFCYAELASRCPSAGSAYHYTYICIGEGVAWLVGWALILEYTIGGSAVARGISPNLALLFGGEGSLPAFIARQHIPALGLVVDPCAAILVVIVTGLLCVGIKESTVAQGIVTIANACAMIFVVVAGTYLGFKSGWTGYELPTGYFPFGVNGMLAGSATVFFAYIGFDSVASTAEEVKNPQRDLPLGIGASLSICCALYMLVSMVIVGLVPYYAMDPDTPISSAFASHGMQWAAYVITVGAVTALCSTLMGSILPQPRILMAMSRDGLLPPFLADINKKTQAPVKSTLATGICSAVLAFFMDVSVLAGMVSVGTLVAFTMVAISVLIIRYVPPDEVPLPSSLRESIDSVWLRHGRNSQEVKGDNPKTKINVSSSEESTKPLLEKVDIMVELPLIGKQLPLINYTLSEDNRRKVAGWTIMFTCVGVLLLTYSASDLALPRNILGFDFSFLRYTLCGGGGILLLLGLIVLTCIDQDDARHTFGHTGGFLCPFVPLLPIVCILINVYLLINLEADTWARVAVWLLIGVVIYVFYGRSHSSLGDAVYVPVAHVDEIFRSSGN
- the LOC126600097 gene encoding uncharacterized protein LOC126600097 isoform X5, yielding MDEAQPPTPTPFLKVKCQSSGMTRRFAMGTEAGFAVSLINKKLGAGDPLAVHIEAVKEGEEPISFGPSSALVDYGSGWRLQTVTQLDSPEFGGGEGVVRPMAMPVPAVTAKLSQLSSSISCRILQLNQNCILQPQHDASTTSSGVAIDSLLDTTNEFITDEVFKNREELVNWIRVQGRSCGVGVVIKRSDAAGKNRLQRARINLCCEHSGYYTKKSDVDSDGQAAMSFNADIDHRKRKRPKATEFGSRKVWTDCCPCISCANSSCKIF
- the LOC126600097 gene encoding uncharacterized protein LOC126600097 isoform X3; this translates as MDEAQPPTPTPFLKVKCQSSGMTRRFAMGTEAGFAVSLINKKLGAGDPLAVHIEAVKEGEEPISFGPSSALVDYGSGWRLQTVTQLDSPEFGGGEGVVRPMAMPVPAVTPQHDASTTSSGVAIDSLLDTTNEFITDEVFKNREELVNWIRVQGRSCGVGVVIKRSDAAGKNRLQRARINLCCEHSGYYTKKSDVDSDGQAAMSFNADIDHRKRKRPKATGTKKCGCPFLLKGVNIGPGDEWKLEVVCGVHNHPFRGGCLEGQSYLEFGSRKVWTDCCPCISCANSSCKIF
- the LOC126600097 gene encoding uncharacterized protein LOC126600097 isoform X1, whose translation is MDEAQPPTPTPFLKVKCQSSGMTRRFAMGTEAGFAVSLINKKLGAGDPLAVHIEAVKEGEEPISFGPSSALVDYGSGWRLQTVTQLDSPEFGGGEGVVRPMAMPVPAVTAKLSQLSSSISCRILQLNQNCILQPQHDASTTSSGVAIDSLLDTTNEFITDEVFKNREELVNWIRVQGRSCGVGVVIKRSDAAGKNRLQRARINLCCEHSGYYTKKSDVDSDGQAAMSFNADIDHRKRKRPKATGTKKCGCPFLLKGVNIGPGDEWKLEVVCGVHNHPFRGGCLEGQSYLEFGSRKVWTDCCPCISCANSSCKIF
- the LOC126600097 gene encoding uncharacterized protein LOC126600097 isoform X4, producing MDEAQPPTPTPFLKVKCQSSGMTRRFAMGTEAGFAVSLINKKLGAGDPLAVHIEAVKEGEEPISFGPSSALVDYGSGWRLQTVTQLDSPEFGGGEGVVRPMAMPVPAVTPQHDASTTSSGVAIDSLLDTTNEFITDEVFKNREELVNWIRVQGRSCGVGVVIKRSDAAGKNRLQRARINLCCEHSGYYTKKSDVDSDGQAAMSFNADIDHRKRKRPKATGTKKCGCPFLLKGVNIGPGDEWKLEVVCGVHNHPFRGGCLEGQSYLGTEEYVEFE
- the LOC126600097 gene encoding uncharacterized protein LOC126600097 isoform X2; the encoded protein is MDEAQPPTPTPFLKVKCQSSGMTRRFAMGTEAGFAVSLINKKLGAGDPLAVHIEAVKEGEEPISFGPSSALVDYGSGWRLQTVTQLDSPEFGGGEGVVRPMAMPVPAVTAKLSQLSSSISCRILQLNQNCILQPQHDASTTSSGVAIDSLLDTTNEFITDEVFKNREELVNWIRVQGRSCGVGVVIKRSDAAGKNRLQRARINLCCEHSGYYTKKSDVDSDGQAAMSFNADIDHRKRKRPKATGTKKCGCPFLLKGVNIGPGDEWKLEVVCGVHNHPFRGGCLEGQSYLGTEEYVEFE